One window of Phoenix dactylifera cultivar Barhee BC4 chromosome 5, palm_55x_up_171113_PBpolish2nd_filt_p, whole genome shotgun sequence genomic DNA carries:
- the LOC103720991 gene encoding plastidal glycolate/glycerate translocator 1, chloroplastic isoform X2, with protein sequence MATASLVLAPTPFSRSRNSKLSLKKPSILLQRFPKASSHKPFSSRLRPPSSRPPPGGPAIPAARFRFLVACDDDGAKSKGLIPPRSAGADGGGTAVGFPNVLGILHLAASLGIILGADKFLKQAFAAAAIKFPSALFGMFCVFSVLMVLDYVAPSAAMGLMGFFDPATLFIQRWLPLFYVPSLVVLPLAVRDIPAASGLKICFILVGGWLASLCVAGYTAITVRKIVRTEMIPAEPMTKPSPFTSVELWAWTAIYILTFILALVSPIALGTSARTCLPFLLAATVLGYMLGSGLPSNVKKVFHPIICCAFAADLAALAYGYFSRSGMDAVLADYLTKVSSNPGAGDILMGFLGSVIISFAFSMFKQRKLVKRHAAEIFSSVIIATTFSLYSTAIIGRAVGLESTFTISILPRCITVALALSIVSLFEGANSSLTAAAVVVTGLVGANFVQAVMDKLQLHDPIARGIATASRFSFMDFTYFRMIPL encoded by the exons ATGGCCACCGCCTCCTTAGTACTTGCCCCCACACCATTCTCACGTTCCCGCAActccaaattatccctgaaaaAACCCTCAATTTTGCTGCAAAGATTCCCAAAAGCCTCTTCGCACAAACCCTTCTCCTCCCGTCTCAGACCTCCTTCATCTCGGCCGCCGCCGGGAGGCCCAGCAATCCCGGCGGCGCGCTTCCGATTTCTTGTCGCGTGTGATGATGATGGCGCAAAATCCAAGGGCCTGATTCCCCCGAGATCCGCCGGCGCCGATGGCGGGGGAACCGCAGTCGGATTTCCCAAT GTTCTTGGGATCTTGCACTTGGCGGCGTCGCTCGGGATAATTCTTGGGGCCGATAAGTTTCTCAAGCAGGCTTTTGCTGCCGCCGCTATAAAATTCCCGAGCGCTCTTTTCGGGATGTTCTGCGTGTTCTCGGTGCTGATGGTCTTGGATTATGTTGCTCCGTCTGCCGCGATGGGCTTGATGGGTTTCTTTGACCCGGCGACTTTGTTCATCCAGAGGTGGCTTCCGCTGTTTTACGTCCCGTCGCTGGTGGTATTGCCTCTTGCCGTGAGGGATATCCCGGCGGCTTCGGGGCTTAAGATTTGCTTTATCCTAG TTGGTGGCTGGTTGGCTTCGCTTTGTGTTGCTGGGTACACAGCCATAACTGTAAGAAAAATTGTGAGGACAGAAATGATACCTGCAGAACCCATGACAAAACCTTCTCCATTTACATCTGTTGAACTTTGGGCTTGGACTGCAATTTATATTTTAACATTTATTCTTGCACTTGTAAGCCCAATAGCACTTGGTACAAGTGCGAGAACATGCCTTCCATTCCTTCTTGCAGCTACAGTTTTGGGGTACATGCTTGGTTCTGG GTTGCCATCTAATGTCAAGAAGGTATTCCATCCAATTATCTGCTGTGCATTTGCTGCAGACTTGGCAGCACTGGCATATGGGTATTTCTCACGGTCTGGAATGGATGCTGTTCTAG CTGACTACCTAACCAAAGTGTCATCAAATCCTGGGGCTGGTGATATTCTCATGGGTTTTCTGGGATCTGTCATTATTTCATTTGCTTTTTCAATGTTCAAACAGAGAAAG CTTGTGAAGAGGCATGCAGCTGAGATTTTCTCATCAGTGATTATAGCAACTACTTTCTCTTTGTATTCAACTGCCATCATAGGACGTGCTGTTGGATTAGAATCAACTTTTACCATATCAATCTTACCAAGATGTATTACTGTGGCTTTAGCTCTCAGCATAGTATCCTTGTTTGAAG GTGCAAATTCATCACTTACTGCAGCTGCGGTTGTTGTCACTGGTCTTGTTGGAGCAAATTTTGTGCAAGCTGTGATGGATAAACTTCAGCTGCATGATCCTATAGCCAGAGGAATAGCAACAGCTTCTAG GTTTTCTTTTATGGATTTTACATATTTCAGGATGATTCCTTTATGA
- the LOC103720991 gene encoding plastidal glycolate/glycerate translocator 1, chloroplastic isoform X1: protein MATASLVLAPTPFSRSRNSKLSLKKPSILLQRFPKASSHKPFSSRLRPPSSRPPPGGPAIPAARFRFLVACDDDGAKSKGLIPPRSAGADGGGTAVGFPNVLGILHLAASLGIILGADKFLKQAFAAAAIKFPSALFGMFCVFSVLMVLDYVAPSAAMGLMGFFDPATLFIQRWLPLFYVPSLVVLPLAVRDIPAASGLKICFILVGGWLASLCVAGYTAITVRKIVRTEMIPAEPMTKPSPFTSVELWAWTAIYILTFILALVSPIALGTSARTCLPFLLAATVLGYMLGSGLPSNVKKVFHPIICCAFAADLAALAYGYFSRSGMDAVLADYLTKVSSNPGAGDILMGFLGSVIISFAFSMFKQRKLVKRHAAEIFSSVIIATTFSLYSTAIIGRAVGLESTFTISILPRCITVALALSIVSLFEGANSSLTAAAVVVTGLVGANFVQAVMDKLQLHDPIARGIATASSAHGLGTAALSAKEPEALPFCAIAYGLTGIFGSLLCSIPVVRQSLLLIVK, encoded by the exons ATGGCCACCGCCTCCTTAGTACTTGCCCCCACACCATTCTCACGTTCCCGCAActccaaattatccctgaaaaAACCCTCAATTTTGCTGCAAAGATTCCCAAAAGCCTCTTCGCACAAACCCTTCTCCTCCCGTCTCAGACCTCCTTCATCTCGGCCGCCGCCGGGAGGCCCAGCAATCCCGGCGGCGCGCTTCCGATTTCTTGTCGCGTGTGATGATGATGGCGCAAAATCCAAGGGCCTGATTCCCCCGAGATCCGCCGGCGCCGATGGCGGGGGAACCGCAGTCGGATTTCCCAAT GTTCTTGGGATCTTGCACTTGGCGGCGTCGCTCGGGATAATTCTTGGGGCCGATAAGTTTCTCAAGCAGGCTTTTGCTGCCGCCGCTATAAAATTCCCGAGCGCTCTTTTCGGGATGTTCTGCGTGTTCTCGGTGCTGATGGTCTTGGATTATGTTGCTCCGTCTGCCGCGATGGGCTTGATGGGTTTCTTTGACCCGGCGACTTTGTTCATCCAGAGGTGGCTTCCGCTGTTTTACGTCCCGTCGCTGGTGGTATTGCCTCTTGCCGTGAGGGATATCCCGGCGGCTTCGGGGCTTAAGATTTGCTTTATCCTAG TTGGTGGCTGGTTGGCTTCGCTTTGTGTTGCTGGGTACACAGCCATAACTGTAAGAAAAATTGTGAGGACAGAAATGATACCTGCAGAACCCATGACAAAACCTTCTCCATTTACATCTGTTGAACTTTGGGCTTGGACTGCAATTTATATTTTAACATTTATTCTTGCACTTGTAAGCCCAATAGCACTTGGTACAAGTGCGAGAACATGCCTTCCATTCCTTCTTGCAGCTACAGTTTTGGGGTACATGCTTGGTTCTGG GTTGCCATCTAATGTCAAGAAGGTATTCCATCCAATTATCTGCTGTGCATTTGCTGCAGACTTGGCAGCACTGGCATATGGGTATTTCTCACGGTCTGGAATGGATGCTGTTCTAG CTGACTACCTAACCAAAGTGTCATCAAATCCTGGGGCTGGTGATATTCTCATGGGTTTTCTGGGATCTGTCATTATTTCATTTGCTTTTTCAATGTTCAAACAGAGAAAG CTTGTGAAGAGGCATGCAGCTGAGATTTTCTCATCAGTGATTATAGCAACTACTTTCTCTTTGTATTCAACTGCCATCATAGGACGTGCTGTTGGATTAGAATCAACTTTTACCATATCAATCTTACCAAGATGTATTACTGTGGCTTTAGCTCTCAGCATAGTATCCTTGTTTGAAG GTGCAAATTCATCACTTACTGCAGCTGCGGTTGTTGTCACTGGTCTTGTTGGAGCAAATTTTGTGCAAGCTGTGATGGATAAACTTCAGCTGCATGATCCTATAGCCAGAGGAATAGCAACAGCTTCTAG